CCGCATCAGCGGCTAGCGAGACTCCGCAAGCCGGCAAGCTCCGCCAGTTCCCGGTACGACGCCAGTAGGTCGCCGCGGTCGTAGGTGTTCGTCGTCAGCAGCACCTCGTCCGCTCCCGTTCGCTGCACGAGACCGCCCAGCAAGGAGTCGACCTCGGCGGGCGTGCCGTAGAGCTGCCCGTCGAGCGAGCGCTCGAAGATCTCACGCTCCTTCGAAGTCATCTCCAGCTGGAGCACTTCATCGACGGGCAGCAGGGGCGGGAAGACACCCCGAGTACGTGAGTAGGCGCTGGACCAGGCCTCCGGCAGCAAGAGTCGCCGAGCGTCGGCAGTCGTCGCAGCAACAGCAGCGGTGGCCGCCAGTACGACGTACGGGCGCTGTGCCCAAGCAGAAGGGCGGAAGGTCGAGCGGTAGCGCTCCAGCAGCGCCAGGAGTTCCTGCTCGCCCTTGACTCCGGCGATCACCAGCGGAAGCCCCAGCGACGCGGCAAGCAGCGCACCTTCGCCGATTGCCAGTACGTACGCCGGTACGCGCAAGCCCTCACCGGGTCGCGCGTGCACCTGCGGGTGGACCTGCTGAGTGCCGGTGAAGTACCCCAGCAGCTCTTGTACCTGTGCCGAGAAGTCCTCGGCCGCGTCCTTCTCCACGCCGAGCGCTCGGCGGATCCCGTTCGTGAAGCCGACCGATCGCCCGAGGCCCATGTCGATCCGCCCGGGGAAGAGCGACTCCAGTACGCCGAACTGCTCGGCGACGACGAGCGGCTGATGATTCGGGAGCATCACGCCGCCCGTGCCGACCCGGATCCGGCTGGTCGCTGACGCCACAGCCGCCGCGAGGACCGTCGGCGCGGAACCGACGACACCGGGAACGCTGTGGTGCTCGGACACCCAGAAGCGGTGGTAGCCGAGCTCCTCGACCTGCTGGGCCAGCCGGACCGTACCGCGCAGCGTCTCCGCTTCGCTCTCGCCGGACCGGGTCCGGGACCGGTCGAGGACGGACAGCGGCACACCGGCGAGCAACGGCTGGGGGAGTGCTCCTGGCAGGTCCATGATGCAGAGTCCAACGGCCGCACCGGAACCTCCATTCCCGGCCGGGAGCGGAACCCTTTCGATTGAGGTCGAAATGTCGTCGTCAATTTTTGACGCGATCCACACGCCTCTCGTCAGGGGTTGACACCCCTCTGACCTGCGGAAACGTCGGCGAGACCGTCGCGGACAGTGCCTGAACGGGCGCGAAGAGTGGGTTTACAACCCCTCGGTCGCAGGTCTGCACTGGGCTTTGGCGGTGGCCGCGCCGGTCGCCGTTCGAGGCTGAGGAGCTGACATGCGAAGTCACCTGATCCGGCCGCCCGTGAGGCTCGGGAGGCGTACCACGACGAAGTTGAAGGCCGCAGCATGCGGTCTGGCCCTGGTGGCGGGA
The window above is part of the Kribbella voronezhensis genome. Proteins encoded here:
- a CDS encoding LLM class flavin-dependent oxidoreductase, producing the protein MDLPGALPQPLLAGVPLSVLDRSRTRSGESEAETLRGTVRLAQQVEELGYHRFWVSEHHSVPGVVGSAPTVLAAAVASATSRIRVGTGGVMLPNHQPLVVAEQFGVLESLFPGRIDMGLGRSVGFTNGIRRALGVEKDAAEDFSAQVQELLGYFTGTQQVHPQVHARPGEGLRVPAYVLAIGEGALLAASLGLPLVIAGVKGEQELLALLERYRSTFRPSAWAQRPYVVLAATAAVAATTADARRLLLPEAWSSAYSRTRGVFPPLLPVDEVLQLEMTSKEREIFERSLDGQLYGTPAEVDSLLGGLVQRTGADEVLLTTNTYDRGDLLASYRELAELAGLRSLASR